The Streptomyces sp. B3I8 nucleotide sequence TGCGCAGATGGAACTCGACGCCCTGCCGCTGGAAGGTCTCCCAGTCCTTGGGGCGCGCGTCCACCGCGCGGCGCAGCTCGCCGAGGGCGCCCAGCAGCGCCGGCTCGGGCACGCCGTGCGCGCGGCCCTGCTCCCGGGCGCGGACGTGGGCGGACTGCGGGACGTACGCCAGCAGGTCGTCGCCGACGTGCTCCTTGAGGAACAGCAGGTCGTCCTCGCCGGTCACCTTGTTGCCGACGACCCCGATCGGGACGCCGAACTCGGCGGCGTGCTCGCGGTACTGACGGAGCACCGAGACGCTCTTGCGGGTCGGCTCGACGACCACGAACGTCAGGTCGAACCGGGTGAACAGCCCGGAGGCGAAGGCGTCGGCGCCGGCCGTCATGTCGACCACGACGTACTCGCCGGTGCCGTCCACCAGATGGTTGAGGTAGAGCTCCACCGCGCCCAGCTTGGAGTGGTAGCACGCCACCCCGAGGTCCTCCTCGCCGAAGGCGCCGGTGACCATCAGCGGCACCCCGGCCACCTCGCGGACGTGCCGCGCGTGGATCTCGTCGTCGCCCAGCAGGCGCAGCAGACGGGAGCCGCGGCCCGGGGGAGTGGTCTTCAGCATGACCTCGGGGGAGGCGATCCGGGGGTTGCTCCCGCGCAGGAAATCCTTGATCTCACCGGTACGGGCACTGAGCGGCGGGGCGCCGAAGGACTCCTCCTCGGGCAGGCCCAGGGCGTGTGCCAGGTGCTGGTTGATGTCACCGTCGAGAGCGAGGACCGGCGCGCCGGAGCGGGCCAGGTGACCGGCGAAGAGGGCGGACAGCGTGGTCTTGCCGCTGCCGCCTTTGCCGACGAACGCGACGCGCATCACGAGCCCCCTTCGCCGACGCTGTCGGGATTGAAAACGGCTTTCATGAGAACATCGTCGGGAGGCCGC carries:
- a CDS encoding ATP-binding protein — protein: MRVAFVGKGGSGKTTLSALFAGHLARSGAPVLALDGDINQHLAHALGLPEEESFGAPPLSARTGEIKDFLRGSNPRIASPEVMLKTTPPGRGSRLLRLLGDDEIHARHVREVAGVPLMVTGAFGEEDLGVACYHSKLGAVELYLNHLVDGTGEYVVVDMTAGADAFASGLFTRFDLTFVVVEPTRKSVSVLRQYREHAAEFGVPIGVVGNKVTGEDDLLFLKEHVGDDLLAYVPQSAHVRAREQGRAHGVPEPALLGALGELRRAVDARPKDWETFQRQGVEFHLRNAAAWGDRATGTDLAAQVDPGFRHGPAALRASSG